The proteins below come from a single Caulobacter segnis ATCC 21756 genomic window:
- a CDS encoding glutamate--cysteine ligase has protein sequence MADTASVQERPLTLSDLTEYFARGSKPKEAFRVGAEHEKFGFYLGSHAPVPYEGDKGVHALLTGLQRFGWTPVMEGPTIIGLERNGANVSLEPGGQFELSGAPLATMHDICDETGKHLDEVKTVADELGLGFMGLGFSPLWKREEVPVMPKGRYVIMRNYMPKVGNLGLDMMLRTCTVQANLDFSSEADMVAKFRMSLALQPIATALFANSPFTEGKPNGFLSARANVWTDTDPNRTGLLDFVFEDGFDFERYARYALDVPMYFVKRGDKYIDVAGRSFRDFIEGKLPELPGEIATMKDWADHTTTAFPEVRLKTYLEMRGADAGPWSRLCALPALWTGVFYDDAALAAAWDLCKDWTIEDREGLRRDVPKLGLKAKVAGRTAQDVAKDFVAIAKSGLKNRAHVNGGFLDETIYLGDLEEIADSGITPAERLLSLYEGAWKGDISRVFTDCAY, from the coding sequence ATGGCCGACACCGCTAGCGTCCAGGAGCGTCCGCTGACGCTCTCCGATCTGACCGAATACTTCGCCCGGGGCAGCAAGCCCAAGGAGGCGTTCCGCGTGGGCGCCGAGCACGAGAAGTTCGGCTTCTACCTGGGCTCGCACGCGCCGGTCCCCTACGAGGGCGACAAGGGCGTGCACGCCCTGTTGACCGGCCTGCAGCGCTTCGGCTGGACCCCGGTCATGGAAGGCCCGACGATCATCGGCTTGGAGCGCAACGGCGCCAATGTCAGCCTGGAGCCGGGCGGCCAGTTCGAGCTGTCGGGCGCGCCGCTGGCGACCATGCACGACATCTGCGACGAGACCGGCAAGCACCTGGACGAGGTCAAGACCGTCGCCGACGAGCTGGGTCTTGGCTTCATGGGTCTGGGCTTCTCGCCACTGTGGAAGCGCGAGGAGGTGCCGGTGATGCCCAAGGGCCGGTACGTGATCATGCGCAACTACATGCCCAAGGTCGGCAACCTCGGCCTCGACATGATGCTGCGCACCTGCACGGTGCAGGCCAATCTCGACTTCTCCAGCGAAGCCGACATGGTCGCCAAGTTCCGCATGAGCCTGGCCCTGCAGCCGATCGCCACGGCGCTGTTCGCCAATTCGCCGTTCACGGAAGGCAAGCCCAACGGCTTCCTGTCGGCGCGCGCCAACGTCTGGACCGACACCGATCCGAACCGCACGGGCCTGCTCGACTTCGTGTTCGAGGACGGGTTCGATTTCGAGCGCTACGCCCGCTATGCGCTGGACGTGCCGATGTACTTCGTCAAGCGCGGCGACAAGTACATCGACGTGGCCGGCCGATCCTTCCGCGACTTCATCGAGGGCAAGCTGCCCGAGCTGCCGGGCGAGATCGCCACGATGAAGGACTGGGCCGACCACACGACGACGGCCTTCCCCGAGGTACGCCTGAAGACCTATCTGGAGATGCGCGGCGCCGACGCCGGGCCCTGGAGCCGCCTCTGCGCTCTGCCGGCGCTGTGGACCGGCGTGTTCTACGACGACGCGGCCCTGGCGGCGGCCTGGGACCTCTGCAAGGACTGGACGATCGAAGACCGCGAGGGCCTGCGCCGCGACGTGCCGAAGCTGGGCCTGAAGGCCAAGGTCGCCGGCCGCACCGCCCAGGACGTGGCCAAGGACTTTGTCGCCATCGCCAAGTCGGGCCTGAAGAACCGCGCCCATGTGAACGGCGGCTTCCTGGATGAGACGATCTATCTGGGCGACCTGGAAGAGATCGCCGACAGCGGGATCACCCCCGCCGAGCGTCTGTTGTCGCTCTATGAGGGCGCGTGGAAGGGCGACATCAGCCGGGTGTTCACCGACTGCGCCTACTAG